A genomic region of Camelus ferus isolate YT-003-E chromosome 11, BCGSAC_Cfer_1.0, whole genome shotgun sequence contains the following coding sequences:
- the TECTB gene encoding beta-tectorin, with amino-acid sequence MVLRAFVLLVVFAEASARSCTPSKADVILVFCYPKTIITKIPECPYGWEVHQLALGGLCYNGVHEGGYYQFVIPDLSPKNKSYCGTQSEYKPPIYHFYSHIVSNDSTVIVKNQPVNYSFSCTYHSTYLVNQAAFDQRVATVHVKNGSMGTFESQLSLNFYTNAKFSTKKEAPFVLETSEIGSDLFAGVEAKGLSIRFKVVLNSCWATPSADFMYPLQWQLINKGCPTDETVLVHENGKDHRATFQFNAFRFQNVPKLSKVWLHCETFICDSEKLSCPVTCDKRKRLLRDQTGGVLVVELSLRSRGFSSLYSFSDVLYHLLVMLGICAVL; translated from the exons ATGGTGCTGAGGGCCTTTGTCCTGTTGGTCGTCTTTGCAGAAGCCTCTGCGAGATCGTGCACTCCAAGTAAAGCAG ATGTCATTCTTGTGTTTTGTTATCCCAAAACGATCATCACCAAAATCCCCGAATGTCCCTATGGATGGGAGGTACATCAGCTGGCGCTCGGTGGGCTGTGTTACAACGGGGTCCACGAGGGAGGCTACTATCAATTTGTCATCCCAGATCTGTCACCTAAAAACAAGTCCTATTGTGGAACCCAGTCCGAG tACAAGCCCCCCATCTACCACTTCTACAGCCACATTGTTTCCAACGACAGCACAGTGATTGTAAAAAACCAGCCCGTGAACTACTCCTTCTCCTGCACCTACCACTCCACCTACTTGGTGAACCAGGCTGCCTTTGACCAGAG AGTGGCCACTGTCCATGTGAAGAACGGGAGCATGGGCACATTTGAAAGCCAGTTGTCCCTCAACTTCTATACT AATGCCAAGTTCTCCACTAAGAAAGAAGCGCCCTTTGTCCTGGAGACATCCGAAATCGGTTCAGATCTGTTTGCAGGAGTAGAAGCCAAAGGATTAAGCATTAG gTTTAAAGTGGTTTTGAACAGCTGTTGGGCCACACCCTCGGCAGATTTCATGTATCCCTTGCAGTGGCAGCTGATCAACAAGGG CTGCCCCACGGATGAAACAGTCCTCGTACACGAGAATGGGAAAGATCACAGGGCAACCTTCCAATTCAACGCTTTCCGGTTCCAGAACGTCCCCAAACTGTCCAAGGTGTGGTTACACTGCGAGACATTCATCTGTGACAGTGAGAAGCTCTCCTGCCCAGTG ACTTGTGACAAACGGAAACGCCTCCTCCGGGACCAGACTGGGGGCGTCCTGGTTGTGGAGCTCTCCCTCCGCA GCAGGGGATTCTCCAGCCTCTATAGTTTCTCAG ATGTTCTCTATCACCTCCTCGTGATGCTGGGGATTTGTGCTGTCCTGTAA